Proteins encoded together in one Fibrobacter sp. UWP2 window:
- a CDS encoding S1 RNA-binding domain-containing protein translates to MELGKYNKARVESIMPQGYYLELETGGRVLLPGNQNKFQLELGEIVDVFVYMDSEDRPIATFDKPYAQAGEFAVLTVKEVNRFGAFLDWGINKDLMLPFKQQLGELQRGDKCVVYVLEDEKSGRLVATEKIKSFLDLNTEDLHIGERVQLAAYEVTPDYVDFLVNYRYTGRLMVQPGTPRIYIGDTMTGYIQRFTSDGKITLNLTPVGYKGIMNSESPAAIMEKLEAAGGFLPYGDHTDPETIRQEFGMSKKTFKKILGTLFKEGKIQLGDDGFRGI, encoded by the coding sequence ATGGAACTTGGAAAATACAACAAAGCCCGTGTCGAGAGCATCATGCCGCAAGGTTACTACCTGGAACTGGAGACCGGCGGGCGCGTGCTCCTCCCGGGCAACCAGAACAAGTTCCAGCTGGAATTGGGCGAAATCGTCGACGTGTTCGTGTACATGGACTCCGAAGACCGCCCCATCGCGACCTTCGACAAGCCGTACGCCCAGGCGGGCGAATTCGCCGTACTCACCGTCAAGGAAGTGAACCGCTTTGGTGCGTTCCTCGACTGGGGCATCAACAAGGACCTCATGCTCCCCTTCAAGCAGCAGCTAGGGGAACTCCAAAGGGGCGACAAGTGCGTCGTCTACGTGCTTGAAGACGAAAAGAGCGGGCGCCTCGTGGCGACCGAAAAAATCAAGAGCTTTTTGGACTTGAACACCGAAGACCTCCACATTGGCGAACGCGTGCAACTCGCCGCCTACGAGGTCACTCCCGACTACGTGGACTTTTTGGTCAACTACCGCTACACGGGCCGCCTTATGGTGCAGCCGGGTACACCGCGCATTTACATTGGCGACACCATGACGGGCTACATCCAGCGTTTCACCAGCGACGGCAAAATCACCCTGAATCTGACTCCCGTTGGGTACAAGGGGATCATGAACAGCGAGAGTCCCGCCGCCATCATGGAAAAGCTCGAGGCCGCAGGCGGATTTTTGCCCTACGGCGACCACACCGACCCCGAAACAATACGCCAGGAGTTCGGAATGTCCAAAAAAACGTTCAAAAAAATCCTGGGGACTTTGTTCAAAGAGGGCAAAATCCAGCTCGGTGACGACGGATTCCGGGGCATATAG
- a CDS encoding metallophosphoesterase: MNSSIDFIGDIHGHCDELRALLQKLGYVESAGAFRYPGGARSVVFLGDYIDRGPQVRETVNLVRAMRDAGSAVALMGNHEFNALSFWQPNGAGDGHVIKSIRGGYLREHTFNKVAIHVKTVEAYKGRQAEFAEMLDFLKTLPIYLETDLFRAQHACFDLRCAEELNAAGVQSFADGNFDELIARANDQYSEYADSLFYPVDIFLKGPEMNLPNGITFYDGEGVLRKRARLRWWVDPKHATLRELSFQPGVELPACDVSPELCNRGYYGENERPVFFGHYWLTGLPELIRSNVCCLDYSVAGCRGDGHLAAYRFDGEQELDARKFVWVGCA, from the coding sequence ATGAATTCTTCCATCGATTTTATTGGCGATATTCACGGGCATTGCGATGAACTTCGCGCGTTGTTGCAAAAACTGGGCTACGTGGAGTCGGCAGGTGCTTTCCGTTATCCGGGTGGCGCGCGATCGGTGGTTTTTTTGGGCGACTACATTGACCGCGGGCCGCAGGTTCGCGAGACGGTGAACCTGGTGCGAGCCATGCGGGATGCTGGCTCGGCCGTTGCCTTGATGGGTAACCATGAATTTAACGCCCTCAGTTTTTGGCAACCGAATGGAGCCGGCGACGGTCATGTAATCAAGAGTATTCGTGGCGGTTACCTGCGTGAACATACGTTCAACAAGGTGGCGATTCACGTCAAGACGGTGGAAGCCTACAAGGGTCGTCAGGCGGAATTCGCCGAGATGCTCGATTTTTTGAAGACGCTCCCGATCTATTTGGAGACGGACTTGTTCCGGGCTCAACACGCCTGCTTTGACTTGCGCTGTGCCGAGGAACTCAATGCGGCGGGCGTGCAGAGCTTTGCCGATGGCAACTTTGACGAACTCATTGCGCGGGCGAACGACCAGTACAGCGAATACGCGGATTCTCTGTTCTACCCGGTGGACATCTTTTTGAAAGGCCCCGAAATGAACCTGCCCAACGGCATTACCTTTTACGACGGGGAAGGTGTGTTGCGCAAAAGGGCGCGTTTGCGCTGGTGGGTGGACCCGAAGCACGCGACTTTGCGGGAATTGAGTTTCCAGCCGGGGGTGGAACTCCCCGCCTGCGACGTGTCGCCCGAGCTTTGCAACCGCGGCTACTACGGCGAAAACGAACGTCCGGTGTTCTTTGGACATTACTGGCTTACGGGACTTCCCGAACTGATCCGCAGTAATGTCTGCTGCCTCGACTACAGTGTGGCGGGTTGTCGCGGTGATGGGCACTTGGCGGCGTACCGCTTTGACGGCGAACAAGAACTGGATGCACGCAAGTTCGTGTGGGTGGGCTGCGCATGA
- a CDS encoding cytochrome c biogenesis protein, with protein MKRLASLKVTALVLIAFLLLTFWGVLGQANAEAAGLSAADAADRFFGSFFVWTLGVIPVPAFKSLAVIASLNLVASMLYRMPRVRGVHGGWRNLGLYGMHVALLVLLFGSLVGSSLRQEYNGYAVMTGGEEPMMDADIAQVKFFAAGDSVGQAPVDGALFKGWPYSVQYRGYVEMAPGKNVALYRAAYDPFHFVPYAFMFLFLLSAFFHYAVKVRVKRDSPRAGVCILALVVSATFAPVPASATENTYHDLPERTLSEPDDPVLMEGEVRSFDSFARGVLDEWMGKVSYKGDNAKYSASDILFFVQVDSLNARTFNLFKVLRSDVQDALNLPRDQRYVSYNQLKDSRGLLELYASRNDEHPATLEMKRLLANLQLYDAIERGDFKKSKERGRTKSEVSYNKMNFSLWAFIFAFIASLLSAVNLIFRSRRVDFVANGACMLSAAILAVLFAFRFYILGRPPLSSLYEIVLLISLLLLAFESGAFLLCKRRTFSLMIPVAFMAALLLFFAKFILEPGNLFQPIPAALNSSVFLTVHVFTIALGFAGMILSGVVAHLVLIRNRTALPTPENPKGSPLYALLKGTLAFGALFTIIGTLLGGVWADFAWGRFWGFDPKECGALFVILWAMLGLHLRVGHLVSARGFALFNSFNVMVTFLCWFGVNLLGVGLHSYGFQNGTAAWLIGFVMADCLVLLLVYRKKVLKR; from the coding sequence ATGAAAAGGCTCGCCTCGCTCAAGGTGACGGCCCTTGTGCTGATAGCCTTTTTGTTGCTCACTTTTTGGGGCGTGCTGGGCCAGGCGAACGCCGAAGCCGCAGGGCTCTCGGCTGCCGATGCCGCCGACCGCTTTTTCGGAAGTTTTTTTGTGTGGACGCTGGGCGTCATTCCTGTACCCGCCTTCAAGTCGCTTGCTGTCATTGCCAGCTTGAACTTGGTGGCGAGCATGCTCTACCGCATGCCGCGGGTGCGCGGCGTTCATGGCGGCTGGCGGAATCTTGGTCTTTACGGCATGCATGTGGCGCTTCTGGTTTTACTTTTTGGCAGCCTGGTGGGGAGTTCCCTCAGGCAGGAGTACAACGGGTATGCTGTCATGACCGGCGGTGAGGAACCGATGATGGATGCCGACATTGCCCAGGTGAAGTTCTTTGCCGCAGGCGATAGCGTGGGGCAGGCTCCCGTGGATGGAGCGCTTTTCAAAGGTTGGCCATACTCGGTGCAGTATCGCGGTTATGTGGAAATGGCTCCCGGCAAGAATGTGGCTCTTTATAGGGCTGCCTACGATCCGTTCCACTTTGTGCCTTACGCCTTCATGTTTCTTTTTTTGCTGAGCGCTTTTTTCCATTACGCGGTGAAGGTGCGCGTAAAGCGGGACTCCCCCAGGGCGGGTGTTTGTATCCTCGCTCTCGTAGTGAGTGCGACTTTTGCTCCAGTGCCTGCCAGCGCTACCGAAAACACCTATCACGACCTGCCTGAAAGGACCTTGTCGGAGCCTGACGACCCCGTTTTGATGGAGGGCGAGGTGCGCTCCTTCGATTCATTTGCCCGGGGCGTACTGGATGAGTGGATGGGGAAAGTCTCTTACAAGGGAGATAATGCAAAATACTCTGCGAGCGACATTTTGTTCTTTGTTCAGGTCGATTCCCTAAATGCCCGTACGTTTAACTTGTTCAAGGTCCTACGCAGCGATGTTCAAGATGCCTTGAACCTGCCCAGGGATCAACGCTACGTGAGTTACAACCAGCTGAAGGATTCCCGGGGGCTTTTGGAACTGTATGCCAGCCGAAACGACGAACATCCGGCGACCTTGGAAATGAAGCGTCTTTTGGCAAATCTTCAACTCTACGATGCCATTGAACGGGGCGATTTCAAAAAGTCCAAAGAACGGGGGCGCACAAAGTCGGAAGTCTCCTACAACAAGATGAATTTTTCGCTGTGGGCGTTTATATTCGCCTTTATAGCGAGCCTTTTATCTGCGGTCAATCTCATTTTCAGGTCCCGCAGGGTAGATTTCGTGGCGAACGGGGCGTGTATGTTGTCGGCTGCGATTCTTGCTGTGCTGTTTGCTTTCCGGTTCTACATCCTGGGCCGTCCGCCGCTTTCCAGTTTGTACGAAATCGTGCTTCTGATATCGCTTTTGTTGCTCGCCTTTGAATCGGGGGCGTTCCTCCTTTGCAAAAGACGCACGTTTTCCTTGATGATTCCCGTTGCCTTCATGGCTGCGCTGCTCCTCTTCTTTGCCAAGTTCATTCTGGAGCCTGGGAACCTATTCCAGCCGATTCCCGCAGCGCTCAATTCCTCTGTATTCCTTACGGTACACGTGTTTACCATTGCGCTTGGCTTTGCCGGGATGATCCTTTCGGGAGTGGTGGCGCACCTGGTTTTGATTAGGAATCGAACGGCACTCCCGACGCCCGAAAACCCGAAGGGCTCGCCGCTTTATGCCCTGCTGAAAGGAACGCTTGCTTTCGGTGCGCTGTTTACTATAATCGGTACGCTGCTCGGCGGTGTGTGGGCCGACTTTGCCTGGGGTCGCTTTTGGGGATTTGACCCCAAGGAATGCGGAGCGCTGTTCGTAATTCTCTGGGCGATGCTCGGGCTTCACCTGCGGGTGGGCCATTTGGTGAGCGCCCGCGGGTTCGCCTTGTTCAACAGCTTCAACGTGATGGTCACCTTCCTCTGCTGGTTTGGGGTAAACTTGCTCGGTGTGGGACTCCACAGCTACGGCTTCCAAAACGGTACGGCGGCATGGCTCATAGGCTTTGTAATGGCAGATTGTCTTGTTTTGTTGCTAGTTTATCGCAAAAAAGTGCTAAAAAGGTAA
- a CDS encoding ATP-dependent helicase: protein MQLPVNKQNEVVVGGSPAWDVSHLDAEQREAVTTTEGFVRVIAGAGSGKTRTLTHRYLYLLNELGISPSHILCVTFTNKAATEMKNRIRKMAKGDDSGYISTFHGFCVRFLREEIHVLNYPKEFMILDEEDQKSILKKAYGELRMQLSDMKISSALDFIGGRKANEMDHVPFFAEHDAESLLKMVEGAPDKWMRVYYRYLYEQKKIFALDFDDLILVTIYILQHFPEKLKKWQERMMYVMVDEFQDIDGQQYMLADLLSGYHKNLFVVGDPDQTIYTWRGADVNRILEFDKFHENTRTILLQNNYRSTPSILKIPNRVIKNNQYRIDKQLKPMRSGGRTPLFCHAKNTREEAGWIVSQIEGLTAIGVKRRDIAVLYRMHSQSRSIEEALMSANVPYKVYSGVGFYQRQEVKDVICYLRMLVYGDDLSFVRTVNTPKRMFGNKKLVALQDLAASLGLNLYETLVEVVNMARSGDAVADQTLRETGFDCRGFIAKSRVAEYVDLIEKFRRDYPSMRPSETLTKMLQESRYEEMLRLDGDDNRLDNLAEFKQGLMEFEKYFEEDATLDEYLQNVVLFTNADEDPGDKDQVQLMTIHNAKGLEFPYVFVCGMNEGFFPAKKVQTKIQLEEERRLAYVAFTRAEDGLFLSDAEGGGAGEEAVRYPSRFLLEMDLADLHIVNGFNEEWYRAAREHIAEADRNRDLLGDGPLDSAMIPKAAFGVGARVHHRILGFGTVEKVDEENFGYTIRFDNVATPRAIHFEYPLKAVVEGDTTPLANPDTHE from the coding sequence ATGCAGCTGCCGGTAAACAAGCAAAACGAGGTCGTAGTGGGCGGGTCGCCCGCCTGGGATGTTTCGCATTTGGATGCGGAACAGCGCGAGGCCGTTACGACGACCGAGGGCTTTGTGCGCGTCATCGCCGGCGCGGGCTCGGGCAAGACCCGCACGCTCACACACCGTTACCTTTACCTGCTCAACGAACTCGGGATTTCGCCTTCGCACATCCTTTGCGTGACCTTCACCAACAAGGCCGCCACCGAGATGAAGAACCGCATCCGTAAAATGGCGAAGGGCGACGATTCGGGCTACATTTCGACTTTCCACGGTTTTTGTGTCCGTTTTTTGCGCGAAGAAATCCACGTGCTCAATTACCCCAAGGAGTTCATGATTTTGGACGAGGAGGACCAAAAGTCCATCCTCAAAAAGGCCTATGGCGAACTCCGTATGCAGCTCTCCGACATGAAGATCAGCAGTGCGCTCGACTTTATTGGCGGACGCAAGGCTAACGAGATGGACCACGTGCCCTTTTTTGCGGAGCACGACGCGGAATCGCTCCTCAAGATGGTGGAGGGTGCCCCCGATAAGTGGATGCGGGTCTACTACCGCTACTTGTACGAGCAAAAGAAGATTTTCGCGCTGGACTTTGACGACCTCATTTTGGTGACCATCTATATATTGCAGCACTTCCCCGAAAAACTCAAAAAGTGGCAAGAGCGTATGATGTATGTGATGGTGGACGAGTTCCAGGATATTGATGGACAGCAGTACATGCTCGCCGACCTGCTCTCGGGTTACCACAAGAACCTGTTTGTGGTAGGCGACCCGGACCAGACTATTTACACCTGGCGCGGTGCCGACGTGAACCGCATTTTGGAATTCGACAAGTTCCATGAGAACACCCGCACCATATTGCTGCAGAACAACTACCGCTCGACGCCCTCGATTTTGAAAATCCCCAACCGGGTCATTAAAAACAACCAGTACCGCATCGACAAACAGTTGAAGCCCATGCGTAGCGGCGGCCGCACGCCCCTCTTTTGCCACGCTAAGAACACGCGCGAGGAGGCGGGGTGGATAGTCTCTCAAATCGAGGGCCTTACTGCCATCGGTGTCAAGCGCCGCGATATCGCGGTCCTTTATCGCATGCATTCGCAGTCGCGCTCTATTGAAGAGGCCCTGATGTCGGCGAACGTGCCGTACAAGGTGTACAGCGGAGTGGGGTTCTACCAGCGGCAAGAGGTGAAGGATGTCATTTGCTATTTGCGCATGCTGGTGTATGGCGACGACCTCTCGTTTGTGCGGACAGTGAATACGCCCAAGCGCATGTTCGGCAACAAGAAACTGGTTGCCTTGCAGGATTTAGCCGCGAGTCTTGGCCTGAACCTGTACGAGACTCTGGTCGAGGTTGTGAATATGGCCCGCTCCGGCGACGCCGTGGCCGACCAGACTCTTAGGGAAACGGGTTTTGACTGCCGCGGTTTTATTGCCAAGAGCCGTGTGGCCGAGTATGTGGACCTCATCGAGAAGTTCCGCCGCGACTACCCGTCGATGCGCCCTTCCGAGACGCTCACCAAAATGCTCCAGGAGAGCCGTTACGAGGAGATGCTCCGCCTCGATGGCGACGACAACCGCCTCGATAACCTCGCCGAGTTCAAGCAGGGCCTCATGGAGTTCGAAAAGTACTTTGAAGAGGACGCGACACTCGACGAGTACCTGCAAAACGTCGTGCTCTTTACCAACGCCGACGAGGACCCGGGCGACAAGGACCAGGTGCAGCTCATGACCATTCACAACGCGAAGGGGCTCGAGTTCCCTTACGTGTTCGTGTGCGGCATGAACGAGGGCTTTTTCCCCGCCAAAAAGGTGCAGACCAAGATCCAGCTCGAGGAGGAACGCCGCCTTGCATACGTGGCGTTCACCCGTGCCGAGGACGGACTCTTTTTGAGTGATGCCGAGGGCGGTGGGGCGGGCGAGGAGGCGGTGCGTTACCCGTCGCGCTTTTTATTGGAGATGGACCTTGCCGACCTGCACATCGTGAATGGCTTTAACGAGGAATGGTACCGCGCTGCGCGGGAGCACATAGCCGAGGCGGATCGCAATCGCGACTTGTTGGGTGACGGACCGCTCGACTCCGCGATGATTCCGAAGGCCGCCTTTGGCGTGGGCGCTCGTGTGCATCACCGCATTCTGGGTTTCGGGACGGTGGAAAAGGTAGATGAAGAGAACTTCGGCTATACAATACGTTTCGACAATGTGGCGACCCCGCGCGCCATCCACTTTGAGTATCCGCTCAAGGCGGTTGTAGAGGGTGACACTACCCCGTTGGCAAATCCTGACACCCACGAATAA
- a CDS encoding NAD(P)/FAD-dependent oxidoreductase, with protein sequence MFTYRFRELPVDLRQKGKVREALARELRVHPEQIFNLNVERFALDSRRRGEPHWNYNVIFDVNQKLRATGSAARDLTEASREKESLESDPLKTSVPMASHVSVVGAGPAGLWATLHLLRRGFTVDLYEQGKPVEERFRDIRRFFAERVFNEHSNVLFGEGGAGAFSDGKLNTRSRNAFSEAVLKDMVNFGVDESVVTFAKPHIGTDRLVLMLRKIRAEITRLGGGIHFYTALEDIEIKDARVVAIKVAGQWKPCETLVLATGHSARQIYELLHARGVALESKAFAMGVRVEHPQALINLRQLGKGVDTSLTGSAEYALTAKTLNGTSAAYSFCMCPGGVLVPCASEPGTLATNGMSYSRRNGPFANGAIVVPIQASETLFGGLEFQRKIELDAYRVGGMNYAAPSQSIRAFLAHHADKSLPKSTYPCGLAASNLWDWLDKTICKSLAEGFQNFDRKIPGFIDQGLIVAPETRTSSPLRITRNNDTLESVNTQGLFVLGEGAGYSGGIVTSAADGVRLALRAKKEQA encoded by the coding sequence ATGTTCACGTACCGCTTTAGAGAGCTCCCTGTAGACCTGCGCCAAAAAGGCAAGGTCCGCGAAGCATTGGCCCGCGAGCTGCGAGTACATCCTGAACAAATTTTCAACCTGAACGTGGAACGATTCGCCCTGGACTCGCGCCGGCGCGGCGAGCCGCACTGGAACTACAATGTCATTTTTGACGTGAACCAAAAACTGCGTGCCACCGGGAGCGCCGCCCGAGATTTGACCGAAGCAAGCCGCGAGAAGGAATCGCTGGAGAGTGACCCGCTAAAGACGAGTGTCCCCATGGCAAGCCACGTGAGCGTTGTGGGAGCCGGCCCTGCGGGACTGTGGGCCACGCTCCACCTGCTGCGTCGCGGATTCACTGTGGACTTGTACGAGCAGGGCAAACCTGTCGAAGAACGTTTCCGCGACATCCGCAGGTTCTTCGCCGAACGCGTCTTTAACGAGCATTCCAACGTACTGTTCGGCGAAGGCGGGGCCGGCGCGTTCAGCGATGGCAAACTTAACACCCGAAGCCGCAATGCTTTTTCGGAAGCCGTCCTCAAAGACATGGTAAACTTCGGCGTAGACGAAAGCGTGGTCACGTTTGCCAAGCCGCACATCGGCACCGACCGCCTGGTTTTAATGCTCCGCAAAATCCGTGCCGAAATCACACGCCTCGGAGGGGGCATCCACTTTTACACCGCCCTCGAAGACATCGAAATCAAGGACGCCCGTGTCGTCGCAATCAAGGTCGCCGGGCAATGGAAGCCCTGCGAAACGCTTGTCCTTGCCACGGGCCACTCCGCACGCCAAATTTACGAGCTCCTGCACGCCCGCGGCGTCGCCCTCGAAAGCAAGGCTTTTGCCATGGGCGTTCGCGTAGAACACCCGCAGGCGCTCATCAACCTGCGTCAACTCGGCAAGGGAGTTGATACAAGCCTCACGGGCAGCGCCGAATACGCGCTCACCGCCAAGACACTCAACGGGACCTCCGCCGCCTACAGTTTTTGCATGTGCCCGGGAGGCGTGCTGGTGCCTTGCGCCTCGGAACCGGGGACACTTGCCACCAACGGCATGAGCTACAGCCGCCGCAACGGCCCCTTCGCCAACGGCGCCATCGTTGTCCCCATCCAGGCGAGCGAAACGCTTTTTGGCGGACTCGAATTCCAACGCAAAATCGAGCTGGATGCCTACCGCGTGGGCGGCATGAACTACGCCGCCCCCTCGCAAAGCATTCGCGCCTTCCTCGCCCACCACGCCGACAAATCCCTACCCAAGTCCACCTACCCCTGCGGGCTCGCCGCAAGCAACCTGTGGGACTGGCTTGACAAGACCATTTGCAAGTCGCTCGCCGAAGGCTTCCAAAACTTTGACCGCAAGATTCCCGGCTTTATTGACCAGGGATTGATTGTCGCGCCCGAGACGCGCACCAGTTCACCGCTACGCATCACGCGCAACAACGACACACTCGAAAGCGTGAACACACAAGGCCTATTTGTACTAGGTGAAGGCGCCGGCTACTCGGGCGGCATCGTCACCAGCGCCGCCGACGGCGTAAGGCTCGCCCTGCGAGCTAAAAAAGAACAAGCCTAA
- a CDS encoding DUF5662 family protein, producing MIHPLKHFITITKHRNEVIRLCFKAGIGFQGLFHDLSKYSPSEFIPGAIYCTGKESPNNGERREKGYSLAWMHHKGRNKHHFEFWYDYDLVTKKIVPMDMPDRYIKEMFCDRVAASKTYNKEGYTQKSPLLYLTKSTAHEKMTERTYQKLLYLLKMLAEKGEKETLRFIRGCQDLPTG from the coding sequence ATGATCCACCCGCTCAAGCACTTTATAACGATTACCAAGCACCGGAACGAAGTCATCCGCCTCTGCTTCAAGGCGGGCATTGGATTCCAGGGACTTTTTCACGACTTGAGCAAATACAGCCCTTCGGAATTCATCCCCGGGGCCATCTACTGCACCGGCAAAGAGTCGCCCAACAACGGCGAGCGCCGCGAAAAGGGTTACAGCCTTGCGTGGATGCACCACAAGGGCAGAAACAAGCACCACTTTGAATTTTGGTACGACTACGACCTGGTCACCAAAAAGATCGTGCCCATGGACATGCCCGACCGTTACATCAAGGAGATGTTCTGCGACCGCGTGGCCGCCTCCAAAACGTACAACAAGGAAGGCTACACCCAGAAGTCGCCGTTACTCTACCTCACCAAGAGCACCGCCCACGAAAAGATGACCGAAAGGACCTACCAAAAGTTGCTATACCTTTTGAAGATGCTCGCCGAAAAAGGCGAAAAGGAGACTCTCCGCTTTATTCGTGGGTGTCAGGATTTGCCAACGGGGTAG